A stretch of DNA from Ricinus communis isolate WT05 ecotype wild-type chromosome 4, ASM1957865v1, whole genome shotgun sequence:
taattttatgtaaattttacatatataaagcCTGTTTTTCccatttatttcaaataaaaagactTTTAAAACTACTTTGGAAAGCAATTTCTAAGTtgattttttagaataataaaatttgaaagaaaataaattcatgAAAAATAAGGCTGtcatcaaatttatttaacacaataatagaattaaaaaatttgtaaaatatttgtaCGTCATAAATGTCAGtctaattttagtaaaattagtCAAAATATTGATTCGTTTTTCCCCTTTTGTAGATtcgttttctttattttgattcgTTGAGGAAATCACGGCGTAGAGAAAAAAAGTTGATATTTTTGCTCACCAAATCTTTGAAGAGATGTGGGGTACACCCCACAGAATACACTGTTTAATAAAGCgaaatcatttatttcttaaacAAAAGCATTGAGGCCTTAGATCCTTACAAAAGTTGGCCCATGTAACAAATGCCCATAACATCTGTGTCAGCAAAACATAtagcataaaagaaaaaaaaaatctttttatttaattcaaatatagcattttatatatatatatatatatatatatatatatatatatatagcattgATATTCTAAATCaatagataattattatatattcattaatttttaattataaaacacatttcaattatttaaaaatatatatatctaacaTCGATACATTAAATCAatagttaattataaatttattaatttttaattataaaatatattttaattatttaaaatatataatatattttcattttattaattatatcagAGGCTTGTATGTGTAATTTTCTGGGCTAACAAAAGATACTTCTAAATTTCTGTATTGGGTTGGGTCTGCGAAGCTGCCAGGTTGCCTTGACTGTATTCAGATTcacattttccatttttagGTCTTTCCAATCCCATCCTGCTATCACTATGACCTACTCCTTTTAAAGTCAACAATTAGATatccaaataattaaatgttttctttattttatagtgAGTACTGCGTCATGACAAGTTCATGTTATTATACTTTCGTGTGCAAGGTAATTAAACATGGTTAATCACTAAATGGATAAAAAACAAATACATACACCAATGATTCAGTGTTAGCATGATTCTAGAATTGGTATAAGCTCAATTTATTCTaaaatgtctttttttttgtcaattcacttttaaattttctaattaatgattgattagttttaaaaaaatttacccgaaTAAATTCAAAAGCTATTAGGTATTTTTTCTTCTATCGTAACGAGAATAATCGGGCTAATCTTAAATGATATAGACATTTTTTCAAGATATAATagtcattttaattttgaaatttacaCAAACTAATATCTAAAAATCagttatttattatgtatatatacatatcaaaTGTACAAATAAACAATAGTGATTGTTTGCAGTGGGTGTTGCGTTCTGTTATGATATGGCAATTATAGTATGAAGCTTTGCTGCTGTTCACAAGCAGCAGTACAAATTGGCTGTCTAAATGCAACTTCAACCTATAAGCTTTAAACCCTATTCCTAGCTGTTTCAGCCTCCTTTATTTCTTCCTCCAAATTCAATGCAAAGTGCATTTAACCACCCAACCAAAATTTACGGTACATCACTGACCACCTtcagaaataattaattcttatatttccACAATAACCATTGCCAAATCCACATTTATTAGTCCGTGGAGTTAGCTTTGCCAGAATCTTGCAACCATTTGTTCGGATGTTTCCTCTTTAAACGCATACAAAATCATGTTATAATTTGAGGTTGTCGGAATTCAATTGTTTCGAAAATTGAAAGCAAGATAAAATGGtgttttttaaatagaaaaaagaaacttttaCTATGTTCTACCTTCATTATGAAATGCAGTTAAGATTGATATAAGGTGGGTGCACTTTGCTTCAGTCCTTCTGTTTCTTTGGTTGGAGAAGACACTACTGGTCCTGAATCGTAGGTGAAGCCAGTATGGCGATTTACAACATACAATGAATTGGCTACCGATAGCTTCTTCtaccaatttaattttactatatcCCTAGATTGGACATCCAATCAATGCCAAAATACTATCTATATGCCCTTTTTAtcatttagaaaaagaaaaagaaaagcatatcATATCATTCCACTAtagaatactaaaatattttaaatcagtacaatttatttatattcgaaaaatttatgaagcatgtataaagaaaacaagacatagttctaaaatatatacaataattttaaattttttatatttgttattttctttttaaactaTGAGAATTACCGTCtgaaaatgaataattaatgcTCTTCTAACCTTCGTTATGATCAACGAATTTCATAAGGACGCTGAATCCGAACATGAGATCTTCCTATTTGATATTACTGATGTAGTAGATGGTTTAAAAGAAAGCAAGCTTAGCCTTGTTGCTAAAGTCTTCACTGAACGATCAATCCATCCTTTTGTTATTGCAAAATGTAATGTCAACATGGGATTGTTTCATGAAACTGACAGTGGCTTGTTCCAAATTATTTTCAGTGATGGATGGGAACAGGCACGAGACCTTAGAGGTAGGTAGTCCATGGCTCTCTGTGGATGGATCATGGGGCTGCTCGTACAATATTTCTAATCCCAATACAACTGAAGTGCAAAAGGACAAGAAACTTGGCGAGACTTGATTCCATTTTACAACCAATTAAAACAGAATCATACAGCAAAGACACATATTGGAAAGAGTTGCTGCAGTTGCATATGTTACATttgagtttatttatttaacctTCTTTCAATGCAAACACTTGTAGGAGCACATCAAATCCCTTAAGGCAATTATACACCAATGTttgtctattttattttatgttgtacctaaaaaaagaaagcaattaCACACTTCCAtttatcttattaaattttaattttttttaataatttagatgTTTAtctctatataaatattaaatttataaacgagtaacataaattcattaatcttttgaaaaattaaatgttgCTAATCATCTAATTGCAAAATATGTAATGCTGTAGCTGATTAACATCTCACGGAAGTGAAAAGAACATGCAAAACTTGGAGGACTTTAATAAGAGCAAATTGAATTTACTCACTTATGGAGGAAAATGGAGACCTAtgattttcaattctttttgttatttctaACAAAATGAAAGGGAAATTTACAAGCacttaaaagttaaaagaagCAGTTTGTAGTAACTTAATTAAAGTATcagtttttgttttaaaaaacaaaaaaaggcTGCACTTTGAAGCAATTACTCAAAAAGTTTTTCTTAGCAACTTAAATTAAATGCATGGTTAGAATTCCATTCCagcatttaatatttatagatattttcttagcaaAGAAAGGGAGAAAAAGAGGAAGAGCATCCAGTGAGCACGTGTAGATGTCCACCATGAATCCAACGACCCATACCTAATCAAAAGCACAAAGACAAATGTCCCCACTTCCCAACAAACAGACCAGCATCCTAAGTTCTAACCCTAACCCTAACGTTACcactcttttcttcttctttttctttagtttaattatttagaagcCACCTTTACTTTCTGTGTATATATGCATGCGCCCATTAGATTTCTTTTACAatctttttaatgttttaaagtCCATTCCTCCACCAACACCCTCTCACGTGACCTTAATtattccaaaaagaaaagaaaaataacactccattaaatagataatatattatataaaacatGCCATGGTCATCTCACGTGACTACAATTAATGCATGTTATATATGTAATGTATGTATGTGATATAATACATACATACATCACTCCATGATGATCCATGCGTTGCATGCTGATTGACTAAAGGAGGACAAGTGGGCTACGCAAGTGAAGATTAGTGGACCAAGGCGGTCGCTTCAGTTTCCCGCCAAAGGTGCCGACGTGGACCCCTTTGCTCGTTTTCCCGCCAAAGTCCCACTTTCCCGCTCTTACTGCAAAGAAGAGATCGACACGTGTCTTAGAGAACTGACAAGTGTGTGCCAGCTGTTGGTTCACCGGCTGTTATAGGTAAGGCGGGGGCCCATATAGAATGAAGTGTGTCTGTTAATTGGCGAAGAAAGTGTCAGCATTGGAGTTACTCCTTTTCACTTTagctttttatatttcattattatacCATTTCAATTGCTTATTAGTCAAATAATAATTgctttcttttactattttgttttaatttaggCAATTAATGACGTGTCACCGAGTCCAAGATTCTTTATATGGATATATAAGAGGTTCCAACACTGATTGATGAATCTATTCAAAAATAACTAGTGACGGATGAATACGTtctaattcaattaataatagcaacattaataaaaaataataataatgttccAATAGTCGAgttaagttaataatttttagtttgtttcttttatatttttatgggCTGGAAAGGTACTCTCTTAATGGATTTGTGATGGGTCTGTTTTATTGGACTGATTGGATCAATCTCTTTCATGGTGGATGACTTTGACCATCATGGGGTGGGGAAGACTGGAGCGCCTTATCAGTTGGCAAGCTCCTGCTCAAAGATTGGATTATGCTGAATACTGATGGTGCTATGAGGGCTACCACACGGAGGGCTAGAGCGGGGAAGGCTGGTGCATGCACTGTTCTTGCCGGCCTTTGTCTAGCTTGGAATTGTGGTTATAGGAAGGTGAAAGTCGGTTTAAGTAACATGCTCTCGGTGGACATCATCAACAAAAAAAGCTTTGGGTCCAGCTACCCTTGCTGCTCTCTTGGGTCGAACAATTAAGCAATTACCGGGGATGTGAAGGTCTCTCGTATCGATTAAGTGTGCTGGTTTTCTAGCCAATATGGGGAGCAACTTTGCCATTGGATACCACGATCTTCATCATGTTCTGCATTTCCCAGAATGTGTGTAATTCCTAGTTTATTTAGGCTTTGCCCCCTTTTCAttcagaaaaggaaaagaaaaaaaggcgATATATATAGCTCTAAACGAATGAAATTACTCGTAACCAGCTCGATTAGTTGGCTCGATCAAATACATTCAAATTCGTTTGGATATATAAATGAGTGTTTTCAAGGAAGCTTGTTTAATAAACGAATCAAGCTTGAGCaagtatttatttagattcgtcggtaatttatttaaacaaatttgagtttaatgttaattttgaaaataataatataaaatttatcaaaaaattatttatcactaTTGCTCAAATTAAAGCTTAAATATTGTCAAAATTATAacataaattacatttttatatattatatatatgttttattgaaTACAATAAGAATTATGACTACATATTATATGAACTAAAcaactttctagtttttattttttttccaacaGTGTAAAagctttatatatttatttatttttcttcaggATCATGATGCTGTACTTTTGTAAGCCTAGAATTAGAACTTAACATGGAATGGCAAAACAGAGAACGCAAGTCATGGGGAGGAAAACATCTGCTCCTGATGACAgcacaagaaaataatccataAGCTAAAGTACTTTAAAAGGATTCGAAATATGCATTACTGCATTTTAAGCAACAGCAATGTAAATGTTCTAAGCTCACTTTTGATTCTTGAACTTCTTTTCATGGAAAAGGATGAGCATAATCTAGCTCATCTCCTTTACATCAAGAATCTTGATAACAAACAAGAAAGGCGCAAACCGTCCGAAGTAGAAAGGAACATATCTAAATTATCCAAGTCCACAAGAGGACCATTAAAAATTCTTATCCTTAACCACTGACACCCATTTTCCAGGACATGGTAAAGTCTTTACCTACAGGAATTCCCAAACCCTGAACCTCTACCATCatactcttcttcttttcatcTCCAACTTCAGCAGCCTCCAGATGCTCATGTTCTGATGATGTAACCGCTATGTTTGAGGCCCCAGTAACAGGTTTTCCATTAACCTCAAGTGCAGATGGTTCCCCGCTTCCGCTTAATCCCAATACAGTTATCTTGTCAATAACCCAACCCTTCTCCAAAGCAAACTTGCCCTCCTGAACTTTTGACCAGACCTTTACTGTTCCCTCATTTGCAGTTGCATAAAGATCCACATATGTAGAATACCCACTTCCAAGTTTCATCTCAGGAAGCTCATCATCATCAAGGTAAAGGTTTCCTGTGGCTTCTGCAGAACTAGCCCCAGCAGGGAAGGCTACTATAAGAGTAAAAGGTGTCATTCTGGCTTGCTTGGAAATTAGTCCACCCTGCTGCATTGGTAGTATGGTGTTCTGATACAAATGCACATTAACCACATGCAAGGGTGCATCAAGGGTTACATACTGTCCCTCCTTTGATGTAATGGTTTTCGACATATCAAATAAGCTATACCAAGAACCTGGAGGAAAGAGTGCTTTAACCTCTGATTTACCTTGCTCAAGCACTGGAGACACCATAACACTTCTTCCTAGCAAGAATTGGGTGCTCAATCCATAACACTCGCTATAAGTTGGGAATGAGAAGAATAATGGCCGGGCAATCGGAGCCCCACTAACATGCGCCTCATAGTTCAATGTGTACAGATATGGGAGAAGCTTATACCTCATGCCTAGAGCATTTCTGGCTGATTCAGCTACTGAATTCCACTGATAAAGCTCCTGCCTTGGTGAGTAGTAGTTGGCATGATCCCTTGAGAAAGGGTAGAAAGCGCCTAATTCAATCCAACGGTTGCAAAGCTCTTCTGTGGGTTGAGGATAGAATCCACAAATATCTGACCCAACCATTGGCACtccaaatataccaaaattcaGCATAGTAGATATGGAATACTTCAAATCATTCCAGGTGCCTTGATTATCACCAGTCCAATGTGCAGCATATTTTCCTGATCCGACGTAAGTGGAGCGTGATAAAATAAATGGGCGCTTACCCTGAAGCCCTTGAAGTGCCTTGTGAGTGGCAATTGCTTGAGAGAATCCATAGAGACTATGAGCATCATATTCCAAAACACCATTGTAGTGAACTGCACTGGTGGCTATAGTTTTGTACCCAACTGGGACCTGCAGTCCTGAGGCATTTATCTTGTAAGGTGGATCATCCCATCTCGTCTTTGTTATGTTCTTGCAATCCAAGCAACATACCCAACCAGGTCCAGTTCCACTTGGACACTGCTTCCCTTTTGGAATTGTGCACAGTCCAGAGCAAAAATTTGAAGCTTCATTCATGTCAATCCAGAGGCCATCAACAGGAACAAGTTCATGGAAGCGACGAATTTCATCACCCCACCATTCAACTGTTTTGGGATTGAGGAAATCGGGAAAGTTAACAGCTCCAGGCCAAACTTGAGCCAAGTAGGGCTTACCCTCATACTTGATAAATACATCATTGGCAATGCCTCTTTGATATACACCATAAGTAGAATTAACACCAATTCCAGGATCAATAATAACAATGTACTTCATGCCAATGCTGTGTATTTTGTCTAGGAAAGCCAGGAGCTTTGGACGAGGGTAGTTGTTGGGGTTGAGGGTAAAGTCCTTGTGGCCATCCATGTGATCATCATCATTCCAAATCACATCAAGAGGGATCTGGGCCTTCTTGTAGTTCTCGACAACATCTTCAACCACAGACAGGTTGTGGTAGCCCCATCTGCATTGGTGGAATCCTGTATAATGATAGCGAAAAGAGCATCAGAAtgattctctttttttcaattttataagtattttgaAACATGTAATCTATTGAATGTATGAAGACAGCTAAATTTTATAGTCCAGCCACTCTTTGTTACTGAATTTTTTAAGCCTTCCTCAGTCCTCACTATTTTGACACGTATGTTCTGGAATGGATGATGCATTTAATCCATGGTTATTCACCAATTATAGACATTCTCAAATACTCATGAAACAAAGAGACATTGGCAACTGAACATCTCagcttttcaaaaaaaaaaaattatactaagAGAATAAACTATAAGATAAGATGGCCAACTTATGCAATAAATTTAGCAACTAAAACAAAATGCACGAAAGGCATCTAATCAACTGAACTGGCAACACCAATACTTTTACCTAAGGAAGTCATATTCTGGGAATTACTGGTGACAAAACTTGGGCACCACATCTGCCAATGCCAGCCTACCCgctaacaaattaattatttaaataattatttctcacAATGTCCATTACCATAGTACTAACTTCAGCTGAAAAGACGACCAAAAAGTTAAACAGAACAAGAAGCCAAAGAATCACATGAAGGATTAAAAGGTAGTGGGGTAATCTGAATTTATAATGCATGTCCTACAAT
This window harbors:
- the LOC8285792 gene encoding alpha-xylosidase 1; the encoded protein is MLPSSTCLASLFLVLILCSNGVSSSSSKSSKPIKIGKGYRLIAVEETPDGGILGHLQVKQKNNIYGPDIPLLQLYVKHETQDRLRVHITDAEKQRWEVPYNLLPREQPPALKQTIGRSRKNPLTVQEYSSSELIFSYTADPFSFAVKRKSNGQTLFNSSSDESDPFSQLVFKDQYLEISTKLPKDASLYGLGENTQPHGIKLYPGDPYTLYTTDISAINLNADLYGSHPVYMDLRNVNGQAFAHSVLLLNSNGMDVFYRGTSLTYKIIGGVLDFYFFAGPTPLAVVDQYTQLIGRPAAMPYWSFGFHQCRWGYHNLSVVEDVVENYKKAQIPLDVIWNDDDHMDGHKDFTLNPNNYPRPKLLAFLDKIHSIGMKYIVIIDPGIGVNSTYGVYQRGIANDVFIKYEGKPYLAQVWPGAVNFPDFLNPKTVEWWGDEIRRFHELVPVDGLWIDMNEASNFCSGLCTIPKGKQCPSGTGPGWVCCLDCKNITKTRWDDPPYKINASGLQVPVGYKTIATSAVHYNGVLEYDAHSLYGFSQAIATHKALQGLQGKRPFILSRSTYVGSGKYAAHWTGDNQGTWNDLKYSISTMLNFGIFGVPMVGSDICGFYPQPTEELCNRWIELGAFYPFSRDHANYYSPRQELYQWNSVAESARNALGMRYKLLPYLYTLNYEAHVSGAPIARPLFFSFPTYSECYGLSTQFLLGRSVMVSPVLEQGKSEVKALFPPGSWYSLFDMSKTITSKEGQYVTLDAPLHVVNVHLYQNTILPMQQGGLISKQARMTPFTLIVAFPAGASSAEATGNLYLDDDELPEMKLGSGYSTYVDLYATANEGTVKVWSKVQEGKFALEKGWVIDKITVLGLSGSGEPSALEVNGKPVTGASNIAVTSSEHEHLEAAEVGDEKKKSMMVEVQGLGIPVGKDFTMSWKMGVSG